Proteins encoded in a region of the Apilactobacillus apisilvae genome:
- a CDS encoding DUF5776 domain-containing protein has protein sequence MQYNKKQFRKSNDKKIMKKVKKHWVVASIASFAFFGASVFASSSMNVKADDKDSNNVIQYEPNNNQNSNNTENISSKNQNGDQSNSNEVTFNPRQRQPISSAQLQQSNLTSMQGAQTNPSTQNKVYTNAVQQNQSTSNNDKGIKDWQNGVKDNTNTSSDYNNAYNSASQGFKDSMNSDKNIVQSQNKNNTNNPASNNNKINSNYQSGVNQYNNYRDVMNSGASDAYNGKGDNSSLQTDTSSKNYYEAAYNGANNAKSDYNNVTQNEGTSNQDYTNYQQWLADNNKSQNDTPQQNRDNVKSYSDYLNDKFNSKGNVSVHTSNSAVVQVAKPDDNAIVSQQNQYNQQQNYNNNSGYALAYQYGINYFLANKGAEDAKAGKWNGTNGSNTMKSFYQPSSGSTNPYDQAYLGAQAAVNKQISQTQSGTNTTVNNYSGTNNSAYYQSGYNDAANQTQNGTVYIGNAVQMDNVFKNDMANVNSLKLVNDIAYMNYDKFALTAVKNINSTNLDIDGQNHMLDQTDTNYTFWPNNPNTKLNIHNFQTIYGASYYGPFAFDNTGNDNNANTYSITYSNINYIGSKLVSSYYSDVYVNGSVNQDDVDTYTSPFNSMATQTDNIYGNGGNYQPGVQINNMILGAGAKYFVNTAQQTGGTTLQIRGNLTLGQNSTMTLMPTGAAQGQNSPDNVNNYGIDIQNADSSLNVNKGATLNVYPETKYGQYVSGIHSNGNININGGTINAEAYGEFANGKNVLIYSNGSIDVLNGGNLNVKVAGTNNNSAGLINNNSVMNINSGGTLTVDGSNTNGVVNLINGNQLNVYDVGNRNVNLLRNSNNNSSFSTAGINGYTVRAYTDPAKPNDTWYYDFNMDSSGNYTGTDQNGKKTTGNINTQSLYIAAVPSAYFVGPIYVTKNLSGNTVINGYARVAQYSSTAGPVYIQYVAGNSDGQSIPQYTDMQTIGNPSIGNSFSSLDKDKYNQQVQINGKNDLIPISFTLPAGSPSYNTYGVRLRYGVSGVNEVIANNKYTSSVEGRNQTSDGNLSENNSVLSAGSIDSSNQGTDNALDDLSNQTSDKSSTMYQKDPDYTNAYDSVTAGYNLYGKNPNLGLNDQSNVNSILQNLQASNYDVVNGSFNNIADPSSFIKGYARAKADAQGYIDGANAFDKNGYNQADNSQTNSYKNNYNQAFTFAMNGFQNALDGNKNLPNPNAGDNDPENIAYNAGYNEETNAMNGSKLAAQNQNASVNGQANSYQAGFNAYNQALNDYNTKHQASDVSSQPPLYQKMYNYQFNGICNDVAKGVQDAQNNPNQGDAYNGSPAQKQAYAATVAGNNAQANNSPKPSDFDKQSPIYQNAYNNAYNQAQQAQKNGAALTPGQQAAINNNNNNNQNASSDAAQANPANDSKYQGNSNADMTYQGAKDGYANGGNGSMDTTKTSNQNYVNAFNVAQAKAKTAASNGANQFLSGQNNKPTESTPAEQSADQYGYQQAQKGYNANPVDQSNTDPSYRAGVKAAQDKNTGAQYAQQHPTQGINYQGQNQNQIDAYNATVDGSKAGASGITKPDLSKQSRVYQDAYNSAYQHANDIANRAAAGQLNENNLITPLDRNSFAQGTSDAQNGYNIALENNPTTNDSKYNGTSNIDKAYQGARDGFTDGTTPNSSPKSNDPVYLNEYNRAKNDAAKAANTGAQEFAQGNDKGSSSTSSSNDALSAAQNKGFEQAQTGYRNQIANDVDGNNKNVNYAQGVQAAKDVQSGQELAKTDLSTGLEHPSSIAQSQSFNGSKDGTMDGASGKPMNPKENNDFYNSSYQKAYKNAQYLAQQGAEGNPVDQNKLNNDKMASEAYSQGVNDYNNAYQQALSQNTPDNDGQHTGDSNYDQAYNGSIDGFKAGNNPKSQPTSSNPVYMRAYNQAQQNASRAVTDGINEFKAGKSQTEVSDKNDPVSEAQNTAFNQAKAGYNANPVDSTNKNPGYLAGIQMAKDKNQGISDAQNANQPDPNYQGSDEQKQAYNATFAGIKAAMNGQAQPDLSNQPKVYQDAYNQAYQQAKANADKIAQGNTPTDLTPAQKQANADAQQAITNAANAANDNNPANDAKYAGNTNADQAYQGAKAGLANGGTGKMDPSKANNPYYKNAFDNAQRQAQQAAQNGANQYVNGETNNPTESNNAGKAADNYGYQQAQKGYQAQMNGTADSQNNDPSYQAGIKMANAANQGASDANNASQPDASYNGSPAQKQAYQATFDGTQAAMNGQPIPSDLNKQSQAYQDAYNKAYNDTDQKAKANATDIIDDKIPADLSNAQQQAAHQASKVMNDAIKAADANNPDNDAQYSGNTNADKAYQGAKDGYANNGNNTIDPTKAKDPYYKSAYDKANNDARQAAQAGLNEFRNGRENSSSQGRNDAINNAHNDGYNSAQDGYNEQRKNQVDPSNNDPSYQAGVQMAIDEANGANDAQNSEHPKKDYQGSYDQKQAYQATYDGIAAGANSAPKPSDLNTKSRTYQDAYNAAYNQAQASANALANGGPNTNLSPAEKTVITDANTNVDQAKKAANENNPSNDDKYNGNTNSDMAYQGIKDGYANGGNNQINPNKANNPFYRNAFNDAQQKAKAAVQNGLNQFTNGDSNTPNEGTPAEQAASRNAYNDAQNMYQQTMNGANNIDHNNLTPAQKAGYDKAKNVLSGLSDNINGKQPENNDKNYMNGYNTAKTAMDNAINDARNGKHTSNVPSGLNPDIYNNIYKEAQAAYNDGISGKASNPNTNNAIDKSVYSHAYKMGQNDIVIPSSNNDLHANTVNKPNINHNKANKGFNTQDFYLGEMNALRNIKNAKVSSSSYNDGYRNGLLGLSGMRDAANKSLMKKFSNKQDKASYDDGYSGYKHGIAAAKRTMKANKRLSKHDLAGKNAIYVHAFKQGMKVEQRHQHNLGIKRGIEKAKSMHAVPTNLNITHSLTYAKSYMSAYKREMKRKMPKYVYNVRKIFTHSNVKFTRSDRIKEYVRKPRYDSNIFKVVGIEYYKNGTPRYRVRGGGIVSKSGTGVIAADNSVVNVYYQHNFKQIRVIKPKGALVHTGKKFSKNNVARRAYHGEIFNVDKVVNYKGLTRFYIGHGEYVTANKTYVGKVK, from the coding sequence ATGCAATACAACAAAAAACAATTTCGTAAATCCAATGACAAAAAGATTATGAAAAAGGTTAAGAAGCACTGGGTTGTTGCTTCAATTGCATCATTTGCATTCTTTGGTGCATCAGTTTTCGCTAGTAGTAGTATGAATGTTAAGGCTGATGATAAAGATTCTAATAATGTTATTCAATATGAACCTAATAATAATCAAAATTCTAATAATACTGAAAATATTTCATCAAAGAATCAAAATGGTGACCAAAGTAATTCTAATGAAGTAACTTTCAATCCTAGACAAAGGCAACCAATTTCTAGTGCCCAGTTACAACAAAGCAATCTTACTTCTATGCAAGGTGCTCAGACTAATCCATCTACTCAAAATAAAGTTTATACTAATGCTGTTCAACAAAATCAAAGTACAAGTAACAATGATAAAGGTATAAAAGATTGGCAAAATGGTGTTAAAGATAATACTAATACCAGCTCCGATTATAATAATGCTTATAATTCCGCTAGTCAGGGATTTAAGGACTCAATGAATAGTGATAAGAATATTGTTCAAAGCCAGAATAAAAATAATACGAATAATCCTGCGTCAAACAATAATAAGATCAATTCAAATTATCAATCTGGAGTAAATCAATATAATAATTATCGAGATGTTATGAATTCTGGAGCTTCAGATGCCTATAATGGTAAAGGTGATAATTCATCATTACAAACTGATACTTCAAGTAAAAATTATTATGAAGCTGCCTATAATGGTGCTAATAATGCTAAATCTGATTACAATAATGTGACACAAAATGAAGGAACTAGTAATCAAGATTACACAAATTATCAACAATGGTTAGCAGATAATAATAAAAGTCAAAATGATACTCCACAACAAAATCGAGATAATGTTAAATCTTATAGTGATTACCTAAACGATAAATTCAATTCCAAGGGTAATGTTAGTGTTCATACTAGCAATTCTGCAGTTGTCCAGGTTGCTAAACCTGATGATAATGCAATTGTTAGTCAACAAAATCAATATAATCAACAACAAAATTATAATAATAATTCAGGTTATGCACTAGCTTATCAATATGGAATTAATTACTTTTTAGCTAATAAAGGTGCTGAAGATGCTAAAGCTGGTAAATGGAATGGAACTAATGGTTCAAATACCATGAAGTCATTCTATCAACCTAGTTCAGGTTCAACTAATCCATATGATCAAGCTTATTTAGGTGCTCAAGCAGCCGTAAATAAACAAATTAGTCAAACACAATCCGGAACAAATACGACTGTTAATAATTATTCAGGAACCAATAATTCGGCATATTATCAAAGTGGATATAATGATGCTGCTAACCAAACTCAAAACGGAACGGTTTATATTGGTAATGCCGTTCAAATGGATAACGTGTTCAAAAATGATATGGCTAACGTTAATTCATTGAAACTAGTTAACGATATTGCTTATATGAATTATGACAAGTTTGCATTAACAGCTGTTAAAAATATTAATTCTACTAATTTAGATATCGATGGTCAAAATCATATGTTAGATCAAACTGATACTAATTATACTTTTTGGCCCAATAATCCTAACACTAAATTGAATATCCATAATTTTCAGACTATTTATGGTGCCAGTTATTATGGACCATTTGCTTTTGATAACACTGGTAATGATAATAACGCAAACACCTATTCTATAACTTACTCTAATATTAATTATATTGGGTCTAAGTTGGTTTCTTCATATTATAGTGATGTATACGTTAACGGAAGTGTTAATCAAGATGATGTTGATACTTATACTTCACCATTCAATTCAATGGCAACTCAAACTGATAATATCTATGGTAATGGTGGTAACTATCAACCAGGAGTGCAAATTAATAATATGATTTTAGGAGCTGGTGCTAAGTATTTCGTAAATACTGCTCAACAAACTGGTGGAACAACTCTTCAAATTAGGGGTAATTTAACATTAGGCCAAAATTCTACAATGACTCTAATGCCTACTGGTGCTGCTCAAGGTCAAAATAGTCCAGATAATGTTAATAATTATGGTATTGATATTCAAAATGCTGATTCATCACTTAATGTCAATAAAGGTGCTACTCTAAATGTTTATCCCGAAACCAAATATGGTCAATATGTTTCAGGTATTCATAGCAATGGTAATATTAATATTAATGGCGGAACCATTAATGCAGAAGCATATGGGGAGTTTGCCAATGGAAAAAATGTATTAATTTATTCAAATGGTTCTATTGATGTTCTTAATGGTGGTAATTTGAATGTTAAAGTTGCTGGAACAAACAATAACTCAGCTGGTTTAATTAATAATAATTCTGTTATGAATATTAACAGTGGTGGAACTTTAACTGTTGATGGTAGTAACACTAATGGAGTTGTTAACCTAATTAATGGGAATCAACTTAATGTATATGATGTTGGCAATAGGAATGTTAATCTATTAAGAAATTCTAATAATAATAGTTCATTCTCTACTGCTGGTATTAATGGGTACACTGTTCGTGCCTATACTGATCCCGCTAAACCTAATGATACTTGGTATTATGACTTCAATATGGATTCAAGCGGAAATTATACTGGTACTGACCAAAATGGTAAGAAAACGACTGGAAATATCAATACTCAGTCACTATATATAGCTGCGGTTCCATCGGCATATTTTGTTGGACCAATCTATGTAACCAAAAATTTAAGTGGTAATACCGTAATTAATGGTTACGCTAGAGTTGCTCAATATAGTTCAACTGCTGGTCCTGTATATATTCAATATGTTGCCGGTAACTCTGATGGACAAAGCATTCCCCAATATACAGATATGCAAACTATTGGGAATCCATCTATTGGTAATAGTTTCTCTAGTCTTGATAAGGATAAGTACAATCAACAAGTTCAAATTAATGGTAAAAATGATTTAATCCCTATTAGCTTTACTTTACCCGCTGGTAGCCCATCTTATAACACTTATGGAGTTAGACTTCGTTATGGTGTTAGTGGTGTCAATGAAGTGATAGCTAATAATAAGTATACTTCTAGTGTTGAAGGTCGTAATCAAACCAGCGATGGTAATTTAAGTGAGAATAATTCGGTACTATCAGCTGGATCTATTGATAGCTCCAACCAAGGAACTGATAATGCATTAGATGATTTATCTAATCAAACTAGTGATAAAAGTTCTACTATGTATCAAAAAGATCCTGATTACACTAATGCTTATGATAGTGTAACTGCCGGCTATAATTTGTATGGCAAGAATCCTAATCTAGGATTAAACGATCAATCGAATGTAAATTCTATTTTGCAAAATCTACAAGCTAGCAATTATGATGTCGTTAATGGATCATTCAATAATATTGCCGATCCAAGTTCATTTATTAAAGGTTATGCTAGAGCTAAAGCCGATGCTCAAGGATACATTGATGGTGCTAATGCATTTGATAAAAATGGTTACAATCAAGCAGACAATAGTCAAACTAATAGTTATAAAAATAACTATAATCAAGCTTTCACATTTGCAATGAATGGTTTTCAAAATGCACTTGATGGCAATAAGAATCTACCAAATCCTAATGCCGGTGATAACGATCCAGAAAACATTGCTTACAATGCGGGCTACAATGAAGAAACTAATGCCATGAATGGTTCTAAGTTAGCTGCACAAAATCAAAATGCTAGTGTTAACGGCCAAGCAAATTCATATCAAGCTGGTTTCAATGCTTATAATCAAGCTTTGAATGATTATAATACAAAACATCAAGCTAGTGATGTTAGTTCACAACCACCTTTGTATCAAAAGATGTATAACTATCAATTTAATGGTATTTGCAATGATGTTGCTAAGGGTGTTCAGGATGCACAAAATAATCCTAATCAAGGGGATGCCTACAATGGTAGTCCTGCTCAAAAGCAAGCATATGCAGCCACAGTCGCTGGTAATAATGCCCAAGCTAATAATTCACCTAAGCCAAGCGATTTTGATAAGCAGTCACCTATTTATCAAAATGCTTATAATAATGCTTACAATCAAGCCCAACAGGCACAAAAAAATGGTGCAGCTTTAACTCCGGGACAACAAGCTGCTATTAACAATAATAATAATAATAATCAAAATGCTAGTTCTGATGCTGCGCAAGCTAATCCAGCTAATGATAGTAAATATCAAGGTAATTCCAATGCTGATATGACCTATCAAGGTGCTAAAGATGGCTATGCTAATGGCGGTAATGGTAGTATGGATACTACAAAAACTAGCAACCAAAATTATGTAAATGCCTTTAATGTAGCTCAAGCAAAAGCTAAAACAGCTGCTTCAAATGGTGCTAATCAATTCTTAAGCGGGCAAAATAATAAACCAACTGAAAGTACGCCGGCAGAACAATCAGCTGATCAATATGGTTATCAACAAGCTCAAAAGGGTTACAATGCTAATCCAGTTGATCAATCTAATACTGATCCATCATATCGAGCTGGTGTCAAAGCCGCCCAAGATAAAAATACTGGAGCTCAATATGCTCAACAACATCCTACCCAAGGAATTAACTATCAAGGTCAAAATCAAAATCAAATCGATGCCTATAATGCTACCGTTGATGGGAGTAAAGCCGGAGCAAGTGGAATTACTAAACCTGATTTAAGCAAACAATCACGAGTATATCAAGATGCATATAATAGTGCTTATCAACATGCTAATGATATTGCTAACCGTGCTGCTGCAGGTCAATTAAACGAAAATAATCTTATTACTCCACTTGACCGTAATTCATTTGCACAAGGGACTTCAGATGCTCAAAATGGTTATAATATCGCCTTAGAAAATAATCCAACCACAAATGACAGTAAATATAATGGTACTTCTAATATTGATAAAGCCTATCAAGGTGCCCGTGATGGATTTACTGATGGGACAACGCCTAATAGTTCACCTAAAAGTAATGATCCTGTATACCTAAATGAATATAATAGAGCAAAAAATGATGCAGCTAAAGCAGCTAATACTGGTGCCCAAGAATTTGCTCAAGGTAATGATAAAGGCTCCAGTAGTACTTCGTCATCAAATGATGCTTTAAGTGCTGCCCAAAATAAAGGCTTTGAGCAGGCTCAAACAGGATATAGAAATCAAATTGCTAATGATGTAGATGGGAATAATAAAAATGTTAACTATGCACAAGGAGTTCAAGCTGCAAAGGATGTACAAAGTGGACAAGAATTAGCCAAAACAGATTTGTCAACTGGATTAGAACATCCAAGTAGTATTGCTCAATCACAATCATTTAATGGAAGTAAAGATGGGACTATGGATGGTGCTTCAGGTAAACCAATGAATCCTAAAGAAAACAATGATTTCTATAATAGTTCTTATCAAAAGGCTTACAAAAATGCTCAATATTTAGCACAACAGGGTGCCGAAGGTAATCCTGTTGACCAAAATAAATTAAATAACGATAAAATGGCTAGTGAAGCTTACTCACAAGGTGTTAATGACTATAATAATGCTTATCAACAAGCGTTAAGCCAAAATACACCTGATAATGATGGTCAACATACTGGTGATAGTAATTATGATCAAGCTTATAATGGTTCAATTGACGGATTTAAAGCAGGTAACAATCCTAAGAGTCAACCAACTAGCAGTAATCCTGTTTACATGCGTGCTTATAATCAAGCACAACAAAATGCTAGTCGTGCCGTTACAGATGGAATTAACGAGTTTAAAGCTGGTAAATCCCAAACTGAAGTAAGTGATAAAAACGATCCAGTATCAGAAGCACAAAACACTGCCTTTAACCAAGCTAAAGCTGGATATAATGCCAATCCTGTAGATTCTACTAATAAGAATCCAGGTTATTTAGCAGGGATTCAAATGGCTAAAGATAAGAATCAAGGTATTAGCGATGCACAAAATGCTAATCAACCTGATCCTAACTATCAAGGTAGTGATGAGCAAAAACAAGCTTACAATGCTACCTTTGCTGGAATCAAAGCTGCCATGAATGGTCAAGCTCAACCTGATTTGAGTAATCAACCTAAGGTATATCAAGATGCATATAATCAAGCTTATCAACAAGCCAAAGCAAATGCTGATAAGATTGCTCAAGGTAATACTCCAACTGATTTAACACCTGCCCAAAAGCAAGCTAATGCTGATGCTCAACAAGCAATTACTAATGCTGCTAATGCTGCAAATGATAATAATCCAGCTAATGATGCTAAATACGCTGGTAATACTAATGCTGATCAAGCATATCAAGGTGCTAAAGCTGGTCTTGCTAACGGTGGAACTGGAAAGATGGATCCTAGCAAAGCAAACAATCCATACTATAAAAATGCATTTGATAACGCCCAAAGACAAGCTCAACAAGCTGCTCAAAATGGAGCTAACCAATATGTAAATGGTGAAACTAATAATCCAACGGAATCAAATAATGCTGGAAAGGCAGCTGATAACTATGGTTATCAACAAGCTCAAAAAGGTTACCAAGCTCAAATGAATGGAACTGCTGATAGTCAAAATAATGATCCATCATATCAAGCTGGTATTAAAATGGCTAATGCTGCCAATCAAGGAGCTAGTGATGCTAATAATGCTTCTCAACCAGATGCTTCATATAATGGTAGTCCTGCTCAAAAGCAAGCTTACCAAGCTACCTTTGATGGAACGCAAGCCGCTATGAATGGTCAACCAATTCCAAGTGATTTGAATAAGCAATCACAGGCATATCAAGATGCTTACAACAAGGCATATAATGATACTGATCAAAAAGCTAAGGCCAATGCTACTGATATTATTGACGATAAAATTCCTGCTGATTTGTCTAACGCTCAACAACAAGCTGCTCATCAAGCATCCAAAGTAATGAATGATGCCATTAAAGCTGCTGATGCTAATAATCCAGATAATGATGCACAATATTCAGGCAATACTAATGCTGACAAAGCCTATCAAGGTGCTAAAGATGGTTATGCTAATAATGGTAATAATACGATTGACCCTACCAAAGCTAAAGATCCATATTATAAGAGCGCCTATGACAAAGCTAATAATGATGCTAGACAAGCAGCACAAGCTGGATTAAATGAATTTAGAAATGGTCGTGAAAATAGCAGTTCTCAAGGTCGTAATGATGCAATAAATAATGCTCATAATGATGGCTATAATTCAGCTCAAGATGGCTATAATGAACAAAGAAAGAACCAAGTTGATCCATCAAATAACGACCCATCATATCAAGCTGGAGTTCAAATGGCAATTGATGAAGCCAATGGTGCTAATGATGCCCAAAATTCAGAACATCCTAAAAAAGATTACCAAGGTAGTTATGATCAAAAACAAGCTTATCAAGCTACTTATGATGGGATTGCTGCGGGTGCTAATTCTGCACCAAAGCCATCTGACTTAAATACTAAATCTCGTACTTATCAAGATGCTTACAATGCAGCTTATAATCAAGCCCAAGCCTCAGCTAATGCTTTAGCAAATGGTGGTCCTAATACAAATTTGAGTCCAGCTGAAAAGACAGTAATTACTGATGCTAATACTAATGTTGATCAAGCTAAAAAGGCTGCAAATGAAAATAACCCATCTAATGATGACAAATATAACGGTAATACTAATTCTGATATGGCATATCAAGGAATAAAAGATGGCTATGCTAATGGTGGTAACAATCAAATCAACCCTAATAAAGCTAACAATCCATTTTATCGTAATGCCTTTAATGATGCTCAGCAAAAAGCAAAAGCAGCCGTTCAGAATGGTTTGAATCAATTTACAAATGGTGATTCAAATACTCCTAATGAAGGAACTCCTGCTGAACAAGCAGCTAGTCGTAACGCATATAACGATGCTCAAAATATGTATCAACAAACTATGAATGGTGCTAATAACATTGACCATAATAATTTAACTCCAGCTCAAAAGGCGGGCTATGATAAAGCTAAGAATGTATTGAGTGGATTAAGTGATAATATTAATGGTAAGCAACCTGAAAATAATGATAAAAATTATATGAATGGTTACAACACTGCTAAAACAGCAATGGATAATGCTATTAATGATGCTCGTAATGGTAAACATACTTCGAACGTACCTAGTGGCTTGAACCCAGATATTTATAATAATATCTATAAAGAAGCTCAAGCTGCATATAATGATGGTATTAGTGGCAAAGCTTCCAATCCAAATACTAATAATGCTATTGATAAGAGTGTATACAGTCATGCATACAAGATGGGACAAAACGATATTGTAATTCCATCATCTAATAATGACCTGCATGCTAACACTGTCAATAAACCAAATATTAATCATAATAAAGCTAATAAAGGTTTTAATACTCAAGACTTTTACCTTGGTGAAATGAATGCATTGAGAAATATTAAAAATGCTAAAGTATCATCATCTAGCTATAATGATGGTTACCGTAATGGTTTACTTGGCTTATCTGGAATGAGAGATGCAGCTAATAAATCATTAATGAAGAAGTTTAGTAATAAACAAGATAAAGCTTCCTATGACGATGGATACAGTGGTTACAAGCATGGGATTGCTGCTGCAAAACGTACGATGAAGGCCAACAAACGTTTAAGCAAACATGATTTAGCTGGTAAAAATGCAATTTATGTTCATGCATTTAAGCAAGGGATGAAAGTTGAACAACGTCATCAACATAACTTAGGTATTAAGCGTGGAATTGAAAAGGCTAAATCAATGCATGCTGTGCCTACTAATTTGAACATTACTCATTCATTAACCTATGCAAAATCATACATGAGTGCATATAAACGTGAAATGAAACGTAAGATGCCTAAATACGTTTACAATGTTAGAAAGATTTTCACCCACAGTAATGTGAAGTTCACAAGGTCTGATCGTATTAAGGAATATGTAAGAAAGCCAAGATATGACTCTAATATCTTTAAAGTTGTGGGTATTGAATACTACAAGAATGGAACACCAAGATATCGTGTTCGTGGTGGTGGTATTGTATCCAAGAGTGGTACTGGTGTAATTGCTGCCGATAATAGTGTTGTAAATGTATATTATCAACATAATTTTAAACAAATTAGAGTGATTAAACCAAAGGGTGCATTGGTTCATACTGGGAAGAAATTCAGTAAGAATAATGTCGCTCGAAGAGCATATCATGGTGAAATCTTTAACGTTGATAAAGTTGTTAACTACAAAGGATTGACCAGATTCTATATTGGTCATGGAGAATATGTAACAGCTAATAAGACTTATGTTGGAAAAGTTAAATAG